Genomic DNA from Nicotiana tabacum cultivar K326 chromosome 21, ASM71507v2, whole genome shotgun sequence:
ttttgagaaggaagCGGCTAAGAATCTTTGAAGAGATGGAAGATACTTTCATATGAATTTGTGGAACTTATGTGTCCCTTTTTTTCCCGTAAAATTCTATAGCACTCGTGAGACTGCCATCATAGATTATTGGCTCTTCTTTCAGATAATCATATTTGTTTCAGAAACTGTCTACCTTTGTATATATATGAGGCTTTCTGGTTAGCCTAAACAGAAATATTCCATCATCAAGAAAGTTAATGATTGAGTTAGAAGTAGGAAGTTCATTCAAAGCTTCAATTTCCACAGCAGACATATCCGATGAAGGagctaaattaaaaaattattgcagaaaagaaaaatcttttgCAATCTAATGGAGTCCACTTAAACATACAATGCATTGCCAGGATCACTTTTATTTTCCTTGGCTTATGTCAGTATGTTGGATACTCTTGTAGTATTAGTTACAAATTTCAATCTGTAGATGTTCTCAGAGGAGAGTTAAGTCCTGTGGATAATTGTGTGCTTTTTTCAATTTAAGCTTTGCTCAAGACCTTACACTCTCATTGCTTTGCCTGGAGTTATGCTGAATATTACAGAATCTTGATATCGGTGCTTGGAGTGAAAAGAATGCTTGTTGTCTTTCTTACCTATGGTCCTTGTTCATATTAGTGCACATTGTGCTATGTTGATTATGATGCATTATCGTGTCAAAATTTGTCTGACTAAAACTAGATACTTCTATATTTTGGTGCAGTATTTCTTGTATCAGATCCTCCGTGGGTTGAAATACATACATTCTGCGAATGTTCTGCACAGGGACTTGAAGCCTAGCAATCTCCTCTTGAATGCCAACTGTgatttaaagatatgtgattttgGGCTAGCTCGTGTCACTTCTGAAACTGACTTTATGACGGAATATGTTGTGACAAGATGGTATCGTCCACCCGAGCTGTTGTTAAATTCGTCTGACTATACTGCAGCAATTGATATATGGTCAGTGGGTTGTATTTTCACGGAATTGATGGACAGGAAACCCCTATTTCCTGGTAGAGATCACGTACACCAGCTGCGTCTTATTATGGAGGTATTATTCAATATCTACcacttccccccccccccccacattaAAAAAATGAGTTTACTACATTTTTGTTCCTTTGTCGACTTTTTTTCCCGTTTCACCTTTTCGATGTTTACAATTACTACCAGTTTTTGCAAATTCATCTAAAACAAAGAGAAACATCAAGTTGTAAATCTAGGAAACTTGAAGGAGAAAGAACAGACAGAATGTAGTTTGATTTTTGAACAACTGCTTCTCTAGACATGAAGAATTACAAGTGATCAACTATGTTTTCTTCTCAGCAAGGTCATGCATATATTAAATGATCTCCCTCAAGAAGGACACGATGCAATAAATTAACCTTTCATTCTTCCTCTCCAGTTATCATTATTCTGTACTATAAATTTATAGTCCATAATAATGACCCAAACCTCTCTCTCAATATTTAACTTCATCCTCAAATTCATAAAAGTGATTATTTGTAAAATTATTTTGATGACGGAACTTCTTGCAGTTGATTGGTACTCCTTCAGAGGCTGAAATGGAGTTTTTAAATGAGAATGCAAAACGATACATCCGACAACTTCCTCTTTACCGTCGACAATCGTTCACTGAAAAGTTTCCACATGTACACCCAGCTGCAATTGATCTTGTCGAGAAAATGCTGACATTTGATCCTAGAAGGAGAATAACAGGTGCGAAATTCCAGACAAGTTTCTCTCCTAGCTGCATTAATCAATTCTCCATCTGCATCTTACAACATGTACTTAATGTATAGGAGTGTCCGCTTGTTTTCTTGCAAGAGATCAATCATAGTAGGAAAGGAGGACATATACTTACTAGTATCTCTCACTAACTTATCAAAAATCAAAGTATTCTCACTTGCTAACTTAGTAGAAACAGAAGTATCTCTCACCAACTACGCACACACATTGGTTTGACATGCACATCATCATCATAGATAGTATTTACCATGTTGCGAACAAGGTATGTGCTCCATTCTCTGGATATATCATTTGCATTGTGGCGAAAGAGTTATTATATCCATTCCTTGAAGGACTTGGTTAGATGCTACTCCTTTTGTCCCAAGTTGTTTAGCATAGTTTGACAGGATATGGAATTTAAGAAAGAAAGGAGGACTTTAATACATAAGCTAAAGAtgcataaaatataaaaaatattcatAGTACCAATGATCCGTGGAGTCtccaacaatccatgtcattttTTCAAGGGTGAAAAAAAGAATGTAAATATTACATAGTTTCTAGActtcattaatttttttttacgtaGTTTCTAGATATATGAGAGACTACCAAACAAGTTAAATCAGACAAATTAGGACAGAGGGATTAATTAATGTTATCGTCACCCTTACTAATGCAATATGTTGGGATAGAACTTTGGGGTTTAGGTCATAAGTCAAAGAAGGAAATTTTAAAGATGTATGTCTCCCGCTGCATTCCTGTTAGCTAAGCATGTAATGAATTGCAACTCCTGTTTAGATGGATTTTCTAGATGCTTCAAGTAAGGAGAGGAAGTTACACTTGGTAAATCGGGAGACTATCacccagtgttatcaaaggcgaaaagtgCAAAAAAGCTCTAACGTCTGTTGGGGATTtaagcgcaaataaagcgtgggctttaatgaagaaagaagcaaatggagaaaaactacaaatatgtatgtgtagtccaagactaaCATCTATAAGCATGGAtaccaaatatatggacaaagaaattaaagaaaatttacgataaagtgaaatatcaattgtttagtgtcGCGCTCATTGGCAAGGAAGAGTATGCCTTAGAGCCTGAAGCGCCCActaagcgaggcgaagcgctccacatgttttgagcctcgcttcagggcttaagcgcacTTTAAGCGCGCTGTTGATAACACTGCTATCACCACAACAAGGTGTTGGGGTGaagttttgattaaagatttaaggGTTTTCAATAAGGCATCACTAGGAAAGTGGTTATGGAGATTTGGGGTAGAGGAGAAAGATTATTGGAAAAGGGTGACCGTGGAGAAGTATGGCGGCTTAGACGGGGGATGGAGGGTTAAAAGTGTCACTTTCCTTCGGTGCGTGCTATGGGGGAATATCTTGAAGGGGTATGAAGTTAAGTTTGGGCAGAGCCCAACTTCAGACCCGAAGGtcggaagaagaagaagcagcagtagcagcagcagggGTTTAGTCTGAAGTTTGCCAAAACTGGCTAAACTTTAAGTAGTTTTTAAAAACTGGATATGTTTTAAAAAGAGGTGCTACAAGCAGCTAACTGGTGTCATTTCTACCTTTAGTTGTACTGAGTCACTTCCTTGGCCTGGTATGAATTGAAATTGTAGGTTAAATAGCAGTATTGCTTTCAAGTGATATGCAGGATTTTATGGCATTTTGCTACTATTCAATGTTTAGCTCTCTTCACTGGTTAACCAGAGATTTCTTTTCTTTCCATGCTTACAAATAGCTACGGCGCTGCAATCAGATGTCCTTTCAGCGTCCTACATGTCCTTGAATATTTATATGACTAACTGGTCTAGATATTGATCCCTTTTCTGTACTTTGTACTTTTCAGTTGAAGGTGCACTGGCACATCCTTACCTGAACTCGCTCCACGATATTAGTGACGAGCCCATTTGCATGACTCCCTTTAGCTTCGACTTTGAACAGCATGCCCTTACGGAGGAACAGATGAAGGAGCTGATTTACAGGGAGTCGCTTGCATTTAATCCTGAATACCAGCACATGTGAATAATTGCTGGTAAGATTGTTGTCAGTTTGATCTCCAACTGACAATTTGTCCCTCCATGTATATATGTGTGCACTTCGTCCGAAACGCGGATGGCTTTCTTATGCAAACACTTAGTTATGAAGCTGATTTGTGTAAAGAATTGTTTGATGTATCTTATCAGGTGGATCGCTTGTATCGGTTCTGTTTTAATTTACTGAAGTCATAGTGGATGATATCTGTATCACAGGATGTAATTTTATTGGCACTAACATCTTAATTTCTTCGCCAGCAGTTTAATGTCTCATGTTtgcttttattctattttttataaGCAGCCCAACTGTTTCCCCCCAAACCCAAAATATAAAAAAGGCAAAATATATAAAGACCCTATTAAACTTGTCCAAAAAAACAGGTTTGAACACTTAAACTAAACGGGTGTTCTTTTACCCCCTATTCTTGTTTGGAGTGAATTAAATAACACCCTAACACTATACTACTAGTCTCACAATGTGATGTGCTTTACACACGCGCCACATTAGAGCCATATCAGCGCCACGTTAGAGCCGCGTCAGGAATTAtctaaattttgattttttaaccTTTTCGTTTCTTTTTGTCTATTTACATATTTTTCCTTACTCATTATTTAATACACTAATAAATctctaattaattattaaattcctcttaattatatttttttcatcGAATTCTCATCCATAGATACACTACAAATTTAAATCCCTTTCTGTCTCAaccctcctttttttttttttttttttgtctaattatttttaatttttcatttcaatcttcaacatCCTTTAAGATTTTTTTCTGTTTAATTAACCGCaataaagaaaatatgaaaaaatgtTAAATTAATTTCTTAATTTTCAGAACAAAGAAAAATTCAttgaataaaaaagaagaagaaagaagaggcaGACggtgagaaagaaaaaaaggaagaaagaagaaagaagatgagcAGATAGTGGGAAAGGAAAAAATTGTTacaaaacagaaaaaaaagaagaagatgagtagcagaacaaaatttgaaccaaaaagaaggttttgcggtcgcataatggttCGCGAAATGACATCCAAAAATGGCCCAAATGACTGCCTCACTCTATGGCCATTTTACGGCCTTAAGagtcattatgcgaccgcataataggcCGTAGAAATGCCCATTTCTGCCAAATATATTCCTCCAACTATCATTAACACATacgcctacctcggcaccacgaaaccttgagttttttaggaaaattttacGGGGACTAGCAGCAAGAACCCGGCTAGGCTCCGAAAAATCCAGTCTCGCAAACTGATTagcaaagcctgaacatctatggGTAGTGGTCTCTCTGCTGCCGCAAAATATGCCAAATTATCCATACTCTGAGCCTTTGTACTCAAGACATagactaccacattggccttctcgggatgatacaaaatggtgatctcatagtctttcagcaactttaaccatcttcgctgcctcatcTTCGCTTGAACAATTAAAATTGTTGGAATATTCAAAAAAGTATTTCCAGAAAACTTCAGCCTAAAAATTCTGAAGCTTCAAGGATAtataagctaaaacttcatgctgaTATAGCATGAAGTTGGTTCACATTGATATAAGCTCACAGTAACCTTCAGACTACATGAGTAGTGTCTTTCAGAAAACTTCAGCCTAAAAATTTTGAAGCTTCAAGGAtaaagctaaaacttcatgctgaTATATCATGAAATTGTTTCACGTTGATATAGGCTGATAGGAAACTTCAGCCTAAATGGCTAGTGTTTTCCATGAAAACTTCAGTCTAAAAGGTATGAAGCTTCAAAAATATTGAAAGAGAACTTCACACATATATAAAAATAACTTCAGactgtgaaaatttaaaaacaaaaatagcTAGTAGTTTCCAGAAAACTTCAGCCTAAAAAGTCTGAAACTTCAAAGATATATAACCTAAACTTCATGCTGATATAACATGAAGTTGTTCTAGTCTGATATAGGCTGAGAGGAAACTTAAGACTTAATGATTAGTGTTTTCCTGAAAACTTCAGCGTAAAAAGTCTTAAGCTTCAAAGATATATAACCTAAGCTTCATGCTAAAATTTAAGGAAACTTCAGATTTTTGTATTCATTCACTAATTCATTAACTGCTGGATGAGTTCGATTTGCCTTGTTGTTACTTTCACTGGTAGATGGACTTTAGATTACAAGTACTTGGATCATGATATAAAACTTGTTATGGTTCATCACTTTCTTGAAGAAAATTAGTGAAGTCATAGATTTTGATGCAAACAAATATGAATTAAAAGTATGGTTTGACATCAAACTAAAGACAAGCAAAGAGATGCTTGTAACTTCAAATGACGAACTCGGAACTTCTATACATTTGCTAACAACTGATTCAACTTTCAAGAATTTTCATTTCGTCGTCGAAGAAATACAACTACTTTTTGACAGTATAACTGCTTTGGAATCTGGAACATTCAAAGGATCTCTTACCCATACAAAAGATTCAAAACAACTTCCTGAGTATTAACATGAAGTAGAACAACCAATAATGGAAGTAGACAACGAGCGACAACCTTCTAACATTACAGCTGGTTCAGAATCTGGAACGCTGCAAGGATTACATGCCGCTACAATTAATTCACACCAGTTTGGTGAGGGCCAGCAGGAAGAAGGACAGTTAATAATGCAAATAGAAAACCAACACACCATCCAACAAAGTTTGTTCTTATCTCCTTCAATGATAAGCAACAACCAAGATCAAGAAAATACAAGAGACTATACCAATAATAATAGATACAATTGAAGAAATTGGTGAAACTTCTATTGCTTCtaagaaatcaagaaaaaggGCGAGGAGAAAGGTCAAAGAATATCCACCATTCCTCAGAAGGTGTGCCACCAAAGCGAATAGGAAATAACtttgtgaacttgtccaatctcattATTCCATCAGAAGACATCGCGGGCCTCTCCTCGGTCTATGCAGAAATAATAGGTTGAGCCATTCCAACTGGCAAAACTGCCAGAGTCTGATATCCGTGAGCCATCTGCTCTAgtgtgtgagtagcgggagtttgtgctcctcccccaggtTAAGAGATAGCTGGTGCCACTGGGAATGCATCGGTCTGGACCCACCAAGCGGAGTAGAGCGTTCTGAAGTAccagggtagcaataaacccctacGGGACATGAGCTGGTCCAACTGGCACGGTCAGAACATGAACCTCCTCTTCCTGCTCGATCTAAGGCTCCAGAATAGGTGTTGTTGCacgtgctctaggctgagctctacctctggcTTGACCTTGGCCCCGACCTCTACCCTTGGTAGTGGCAGCAACCTGGGGCTCCAGCTCCTGACCCACCGTGGATGTTATGCATGTCCttaccatctgcgagagaacaagaatggaatgattcaaacttcactgatagaataaaatcgcacgataaaaaaagaaagaagtgaaattttcctaaagctcaaagaagtgaaattttcctaaagctcTATAGCCtatagaagataagtacagatgtctccgcaCCGAGcctctagactctactaagcttgctcatgactcgtgagacctaagtaccccagtgctctgataccaatttatcaCGACCCAGAATTTCCAACctcgagaccgtgatggcgccaacATCTACTTGCTAGGTAAGCCGACGCTATTAAATCAATTAACCAATCTTTAACAATTATTACAAAATGATGATATTTTACGATTAATGAACTCAGAATTTAACAAAATGTTAATAGAAGTGACGCGTTGCTAACTACTCTCAGAAATCCAGAGTCACAGGTACACGAGGACTGAGAACACTACATATACGACCTGAAACAAAGTGTAGCTTCTTGAAACTAAATAAACAGTAAACTGGAtaaagaaggggacttcagggctacggacgtcgtgcagctatacctcaagtctccaatgCAGCTGAATCCGAGCAGAGACACCACTagacgccactgggaccaacaccaatatctgcataagaagtgcagaagtgtagcatgagcataaccgacccaatatactctgtaagtgtcaagcctaaccccAACaaggtagtgacaaggctatgacaagacacctatgtaaatcctgtacaagtatatatatacatcaataaAATAATAGGTAGAACAATTAATACATTAAATGGGAGGGGATATGTAGAAAGGGGGTACGATGAGAACGGCAAG
This window encodes:
- the SIPK gene encoding mitogen-activated protein kinase SIPK, with protein sequence MDGSGQQTDTMMSDAGAEQPPPAPQPVAGMDNIPATLSYGGRFIQYNIFGNIFEVTAKYKPPILPIGKGAYGIVCSALNSETIENVAIKKIANAFDNKIDAKRTLREIKLLRHMDHENIVAIRDIIPPPQREAFNDVYIAYELMDTDLHQIIRSNQGLSEEHCQYFLYQILRGLKYIHSANVLHRDLKPSNLLLNANCDLKICDFGLARVTSETDFMTEYVVTRWYRPPELLLNSSDYTAAIDIWSVGCIFTELMDRKPLFPGRDHVHQLRLIMELIGTPSEAEMEFLNENAKRYIRQLPLYRRQSFTEKFPHVHPAAIDLVEKMLTFDPRRRITVEGALAHPYLNSLHDISDEPICMTPFSFDFEQHALTEEQMKELIYRESLAFNPEYQHM